From the Mycoplasmatota bacterium genome, one window contains:
- the tnpB gene encoding IS66 family insertion sequence element accessory protein TnpB, translated as MIKLKDVKTVYFATGYTDLRKSIDGLSLIVKKQFDLDPFSNNLFVFCNKSRQILKILHWDYNGFWIYKKRLESGKFNWPKSEQEITSSSLKEFYWFLDGYEIRNGKAFKEVKQRGIV; from the coding sequence ATGATTAAACTCAAGGATGTAAAAACAGTTTATTTCGCGACAGGATATACTGATTTAAGAAAATCAATTGATGGACTATCTCTTATTGTAAAAAAACAGTTTGATTTAGATCCATTTTCAAATAACTTATTTGTTTTCTGTAATAAAAGTAGACAAATTTTAAAAATTTTACATTGGGATTATAATGGTTTTTGGATATATAAAAAACGATTAGAAAGTGGTAAATTTAATTGGCCTAAAAGTGAACAGGAGATTACAAGTTCGTCTTTAAAAGAATTTTATTGGTTTTTAGATGGTTATGAAATACGTAATGGAAAGGCCTTTAAAGAGGTAAAACAAAGG